ATGGGGTCTATGATAGGAAACTATCATAAGCAAATTCAGCTATATGCTGGAATATCTGAGTATCCTCGCATACTTATAAGAAAGTGAAAATTGTGAGGTGCAGACAATCAGCAGGGAAGCTCCGAAAGTTCGGAGCCCCTCAACGACTATACGCTGAATCCCGAAAATCGGGAATGATATAGTCTGAACTTCCGGGCGACCGGAAGCCCTTTTAGAAGGGAGTCTAGCCTCCTAAGGAATTAGGAGGCAAACAATGCGATCGAAGAAAATCGAAAATTATAAAACACAACTAAGATTGAATGCTGAGCAAAAAGAAGTTCTTATGGGCATTCTATTAGGAGACGCAACGTTAGAAACGCAAAACGGCGGCAGAACTTATAGAATGAAAATAGAACACAGCATTAGTCAAAAGATCTACCTCGAGCATTTGTATTGCGTATTCAAAGAATGGGTATTAACTCCGCCAAGACTTAAAGCTGTAACACTATCTAATGGAAAGATCTATACGAATGTCGTTTTTTCAACATTGAGCCATTCGAGTTTTAGATTCTATGCTCATCAATTCTACGATGACAAACATAAGGTAGTACCGCGGCTTATAAATCGATGGCTGACGCCAAAAGCCGTTGCTTATTGGTTTATGGATGACGGTTCGATAAAGTCAAAACAGTCTAAGGGCGTAATTTTTAATACTCAGGGGTACACAATACAAGATGTATTGCGGCTAGTAAGAGTTTTAAAGGAAAAATTTCGATTAGAATCAAAGGCACGAAAGCAAAAAGAAGGGTATCAAATATACGTCTCCGGTAGAAGCTATGAACAATTCAAAAATATCGTTTCTCCGTATATACTGCCAGAAATGAGATATAAGATACCAGAGGCTAGACGAACATATTTGCCTAAATTGTAACGGAGGTGTTCAAAGGTTTCCTCAGTGCGGTCGGCAATCGCACGTAGAGCGTAAAGGTATAAGGAAGCTTAACTGCGAGACCTACAAGTCGAGCAGATACGAAAGTAGGACTTAGTGATCCGGCGGTAGAATGTGGAATCGCCGTCGCTCAACGGATAAAAGGTACTCCGGGGATAACAGGCTTATCTTCTCCAAGAGTTCATATCGACGAGAAGGTTTGGCACCTCGATGTCGGCTCATCACATCCTGGGGCTGAAGAAGGTCCCAAGGGTCCGGCTGTTCGCCGGTTAAAGTGGTACGTGAGCTGGGTTCAGAACGTCGCAAGACAGTAAGTAAAATGACCGTTTGCTGTCTTTAAAATTGGCTATATGCTGGAAAATCCCGTGTATCTGAAGGTACTAATTTAATAAATTCGAAATCCGAATATCGAATTTCGGATTTTGTACTTCGAGTTTAAATTAGTAAAAATTCTTCAGTGGGGACAATCAGCAGGGAAGTCGTAATTGACCCCTCAGAGACTATACGCCAGTCATCTGAAAAAGATGAAGATATAGTCCGAGCTGCGTAGCGATACGCAGAGATTGGCAGAAATGTCCAATCCTCCCGCTAGCAGCGGGAAGTAACAAAACTGTCGGTCTCTATCTGCCATGGGCGCAGGAAATCTGCGAGGATACTTCCTCAGTACGAGAGGACCAGGAAGTACGTGCCACTGGTGCTCCAGTTATCGCGCCAGCGGTAAAAGCTGGGTAGCTATGCACGGAAAGGATAAGCGCTGAAGGCATATAAGCGCCAAGCCCCCCTCAAGACTAGATTTCCCTCCCCGCAAGGGGACTAAGACACCTTGAAGACTACAAGGTTGATAGGCCAGATGTGTAAGACCCGCGAGGGTTTGAGCTTACTGGTACTAATCTGTCGAAAGGCTTGACCATTTGTTATAATAGATAGAAGTACTCGATTTACTTCAATATATATTGTTAATTTTTAGATAAATAAAAATATTGCCGGTGCTCATAGCGAAGGGGTCACACCCGTTCCCATCCCGAATACGGTAGTTAAGCCCTTCAGCGCCAATGGTACTTCAGTCGGAAGGCTGCGGGAGAGTAGGTTAGTGCCGGCTTAAATTTGCCCCGTTGCATAAAGCAGCGGGGCATTTTTTTGTCTATAGTTGACGGTTTATGGTCGACAGCCTCGTATAATCGCCCTTGACATTTTTAAAAGCTTCATATATAGTATAATTTATATCCGTAAAAGCTAGAAAAACCTTTATTTAAAACAAGAGGTGAATCGTGGCGGAATATGATGCGAAAAATATAAGAAACATAGCAATATTAGGCCATTCCAGCGCTGGAAAGACATCGGTGGCGGAACATCTTTTAAGTGAAGGCGGCGCCATACCGAAGCCCGGAAGCATTAACGAAGGCAATACTGTCAGCGATTATAACAAGGACGAGATAGAACGGAAGATTTCGATAAATTCATCGGCACTCCACGTTGTCCGCGATGGCGTTAAAGTGAATATTATAGATACGCCCGGATATTCGGATTTTGTGGGAGAAGTCATATCGGCCCTTTCGGTAGTAGAGGGGGCACTTATAGTGGTGAATGCGGTGAATGGCATAGAGACGGGGACCAATCAGGCATTTAAATTTATACAGAGTAAAAATATTCCGGCAATAGTCTTTATAAACAGGATGGATAAAGAGAACGCCGATTTCAATAAATGCGTAGAAGCGCTGCAGAATAAATTCGGGAAAAAATGCGTAGTTACCGGTTATCCTATAGGGAAAGAATCGTCTTTTAAGGGCGTGGCTAACCTTCTGACAAAAGAAGGTGTAGATTCTCTCAGCGGGACAGATAAAGACGACGCAAAGCGAGAAAGCGATATGCTGGTGGAAAGTGTTGCCGAATCCGACGATGCCCTTTTAGAAAAATACCTGGACAAAGGAGAGCTTTCGACTGATGAAATCAAAGATGCCTTCCGAAAAGGTGTGGTACAGGGTAAAGTCATCCCTATCATTGCCGGCTCAACGGCAACTCATTTGGGTATAAAGGAGCTTTTAAATGCCGTAATAAATTATCTTCCTTCACCGGCGGATGCTGCGGCTAAAGAAGGCATCAACCCCAATGACAATAGCCCCGTAAGGATAGAGATGAAGAAAGACGCGCCTTTCAGTGCCTGCGTATTTAAGACGATATCAGATCCGTATGTAGGGCAAATAACCGTCTTTAAAGTATTTTCCGGATCTATCGCGGCAAATGCGACAGTGTACAATGTGACTAAAAGGGCAAAAGAAAAAATAAGCCAGCTTTCCGTAATGCAGGG
The Candidatus Omnitrophota bacterium DNA segment above includes these coding regions:
- the fusA gene encoding elongation factor G: MAEYDAKNIRNIAILGHSSAGKTSVAEHLLSEGGAIPKPGSINEGNTVSDYNKDEIERKISINSSALHVVRDGVKVNIIDTPGYSDFVGEVISALSVVEGALIVVNAVNGIETGTNQAFKFIQSKNIPAIVFINRMDKENADFNKCVEALQNKFGKKCVVTGYPIGKESSFKGVANLLTKEGVDSLSGTDKDDAKRESDMLVESVAESDDALLEKYLDKGELSTDEIKDAFRKGVVQGKVIPIIAGSTATHLGIKELLNAVINYLPSPADAAAKEGINPNDNSPVRIEMKKDAPFSACVFKTISDPYVGQITVFKVFSGSIAANATVYNVTKRAKEKISQLSVMQGKQLKGVDALSAGDIGCVMKLKDTGTNDSLGDEKNPIQFPPISFPEPAMSFSIKPKTQADEDKISSALHRLVAEDTTLKAVRDAQTKEEIISGMGDLHLNIVINRLKDRFGVSVDIGTPKVAYKETIITKGDAQYRHKKQSGGAGQFAEVWLRVEPLQRGEGFQFVSEVVGGSIPAPFIVSCEKGVKTALDNGSLAGYPVVDVKVVVYDGKTHPVDSKDIAFQVAARHAFREAFLKAKPILLEPIMDVDVTVPDEYMGSITGSLNSRRGRILGMEPGEGAQTIKAKVPLEEMYKYVNELKSITAGRGTYTMKFSHHEQVPSNVAQNIIQKAQAAKVEEKEE